The genomic region TCACTTTGAATGACCTTAATGAAAGGATAGGATCATTCCCTTTTCAGTTTAATGACAAAACTAACAGGCCTCAAGCAATACATGCAAACTTTTACAAAAATGGAACTATTGGTGGCAATGGACATGAGAACTGGGCACTTTTGAGATTCCTTCCACTGCTGATCGGCCACCGAATTCCAGAAAGTGAAAAAACCTGGTCTGTGATCCTTGAACTGAAAGACATTGTGGAGCTACTATCCAGCCCCTCATTCACAACAGAAACCCTGTGCTACCTACAAGCAAAAATCTCTGACCACAGACAGTTGCTATTGGAAATATTTCCTGGTACAAGATTACGTCCCAAGCATcattatcttgaacattatcCTGTACTGATCAAGAAATTTGGTCCACCAATTGAGTTCTGGACAATAAGATTTGAGGCCAAACATTCTTTCTTCAAACAGGTGGTTCgcaatactggcaacttcaaaAATATTCTGCACACTTTAGCCACAAGACATCAGCTGATGTTGGCATATTATTTGGAGATGCCAACAATTTTCAAACCAAGCATTGAGACTGGGAAATCATCAATCGTATCTGTGGACATCTTAGATGTTGCTATCAGAGAGGCCTTAAGGAGTAAGTTTCAAGATCTGAACTCTGTTTCTCTCACCTCCACTGTTTACTTAAATGGGACAAAATATTCGAAAGGAATGGTGCTCTCAGTTGGACGGACAAGTGGACTGCCAGATTTTGGGAGAGTACTCGATATCTGTGTAGTGGATTGCTGCATATCATTCATTATGGAACTATTCACAGCAGCCTTCGTGATTCATCTCGGGTGTTTCCAACTTGCCAGAAGAGACCCTGCAGTGACTGTGGTTGTCGAGCCTGACAATCTGAATGACTACACCCCTCTTGCTGCATACCTTGTGGAAGGAAAGCTGCTTGTCACTCCAAGGACATTCATGTTAAATTAAGGTAAAGTTGGACTGGTTGGTTTTTTTAGTGTCTTCCGTAAATTGTATTACGTGCAACTTATTTTCAATTCACTTCCAGTGTTTATTTCCTGATGATAAAGTGTTTTCTATATTGTTAACTGTGTTTCAGCTGATGCAGACACCTCAATGATGCTTCTCAGAGTTATCCTCTCACCTGAAGATATAAGGCGGGTCACCCTAGAAGATGTTCCCTCATCAGTTGATGATCTGTGTGCAAAACTGCGCAACACTCTTGGTCTCTGAGGGAACTTCATTTTACAGTTTGAAGATTCGGACTTTGGGAATCAGCTCTGCAATTTGACAGACATTAAGGAGCTACCAGCGGAACGAGCCACTCTGAAGGTTTTGTTCACATCTTCTGAGGTGGTTTCTGACTCAACACTGGATACTGTAAGCTTTGATTCCCCAAGTAGCAGTCAATCGACAGAATGGCCCGATCCTTTTGTTGTTCCAGCTTTCTCCCATGATGTTGAGTATCAGCTGAGAGCAGCAAATGATGCGTATGCCCAGGATCAAACTGTGATGGTCATCTCAAAGGGTGTGAAAAGTGAAATACTGGACAGACTTGCGGATATCATATCTAAAATCACAGCCTATCCCAACAAAGACCATTATGAAAGTGTAGCAAAAGCTCTTGTTGCAAAGCACCCATGTCTCAAAGAGCCAGGGTCAGGTAGAGGGTGGTATTGCTGGGTATTTAGTTTGAGATTCAAGATGGGCAATTACCGTCAGAGAATGATGGCAGCTGGATGCCCTGAAGTTCTtgtaaataaaagaaaaagggGCGAGGAAAACCACAAGCCAgtcaaaaagtcaaaaaaaggAGAGATCCACTACCTGCCAGAGCCACCTGAGGGACAGACTACTGGGAAGTCAGAGAAAGATCGCAATACCATGGCACTGGAAGTGCAGAAGAAGGACTCCGATTTACAGCTTCTGGGTGAACTGATGATCGCAACATTCTCACAGCGAAGAAAGGAGATCATCGGTGATGAGCCACTGATCTCTGCTGTCATGGAGAGATGGCCTGCATTGTTTGGTCAGAGACAGGTAATCCTTTGCTAATCGGGTGCAGTTTGTGCAATTGTTTACTTCTACACAATATATTTTTGTACCTTCAGCTataacacaaaaataaaaagggCATATTTTACTGCAAGATGAATAATTCTACTTAAGTTGCTGATAATACTATTACATAAGTAATGGAGTATAATATCATATACTCCATCATTTAATTATAATTGAGGACTTTCAATGTGGTACAACTACTATTACTGAACTATAGGATATTATACGTCAACAACATAAAGCATGTACTATTTCTTGCCGTTATGTTTTGGATTCCTCTCTTTAAATTACTACAGCTGTTACATGGTGCTCTTATTTTTCTCTCACTCATGTAATTTCTCTGTTCTTTTGTCTGTTTTAGCTATGTGCCGAGTTCAGCAGAATCGTCACCAAAGACCTGCTGAAATCTTTGCTGGAAGGACTAGATGCCATGGTTCCAAGTCTGTTGGAGGCTTACAAAGCTGCTGTAGCATCTGGAAGAAGGTCGGCCATGAGTGGTGTTCTGCAGTGTCTTCAGAAAGAGGCAAGTATTTTACAGAGAAACTATTACCAAAAATGTGCAAAGATAAGGATTCAAGCTTGGCTATCATATTTACCTACCCTTGTCTGTTTTCCCCTTGGAGGACACAAACCAGAGCAGAAGAACGGCTGCCCTACTCGGTCTTCCAATATTTTTTGCAGAGGATTCCTCCAACGTTATCAGGATGTGTGATGTAAGTCACTATATtacttatattatacatttactTTTCTCTCGCTTAATTTGAGGTTTTGCCATAGCCAATATAATGTTCAGTGTTACAATAGTGTGTATTGTTTAAGTATTACTATTGTTAATTTAGGGATTGCAATAATTACTGAAAAAATGATGACCTTGCAATTTGTCGTGTTTTTATTTCAAGTTTGGAACAGTCAATTAAGATGTATGTGTCTTTGTTATTAGGCTCATGGAGAAACCCTCGATGTGATCCTGAAAGGAATGCAGGTTGGACTGTTGATTGGACATGAAGGCCCTCTGCTTGACTCATTTCCTCTGGAAGTCTTCAATGTGGCCGTGGTGGTAGAAGAGAAGATCATCCTACATGACCTCCGAGATGTGCCCACAGGCTTTGCCATGTTAATGGGGGCAATCTACTGCCTCAACCTCGAGTACCCCCGCAACATGAAATACTCTTTTGAGTTCCTTCAAAAGGTCATCATGACCATCAAACCAGACCAGTGCTCTGCAAGAATCCATGGACTCAGAAATAAACTGCTGAGATATCACCTCTAAACAAATGACTGTCATAGCTCCTGGAAGAAGGGAGTTTCTGTTTTGGACTGTTATTCTATATATTGTTCTTGTTTTCAGCAGTGTAGTTTGTAAAGTTTTGACAGCAGACCATAGATCTTACTCTGCATATCTCCATCTCGGCTTCAGTGTACCCAAGCAAAAATTTAAAAATGCCTAGGTCACGCAGTCAGTGTCAGAGATGAGAAAACGTGTGTCGTATGACCAGTGTCCTTGGGGCCAGCTGTCATCCTCTGTTGATGGGTGTTTTAAAAGTAGTGTGATGTCTTGTTCGGGTTTCATTTTTAAGTGAATATGTGTGCAACTGTGCATACCTCAACGTTTCAGGTGTGTATGTTACTGCAGTGAGGCGAGAGACCTGACTAACTCAGGTATGGTCAGCAGCATGGTCA from Pseudochaenichthys georgianus chromosome 5, fPseGeo1.2, whole genome shotgun sequence harbors:
- the LOC117446269 gene encoding sterile alpha motif domain-containing protein 3-like, which translates into the protein MVISKGVKSEILDRLADIISKITAYPNKDHYESVAKALVAKHPCLKEPGSGRGWYCWVFSLRFKMGNYRQRMMAAGCPEVLVNKRKRGEENHKPVKKSKKGEIHYLPEPPEGQTTGKSEKDRNTMALEVQKKDSDLQLLGELMIATFSQRRKEIIGDEPLISAVMERWPALFGQRQLCAEFSRIVTKDLLKSLLEGLDAMVPSLLEAYKAAVASGRRSAMSGVLQCLQKEDTNQSRRTAALLGLPIFFAEDSSNVIRMCDAHGETLDVILKGMQVGLLIGHEGPLLDSFPLEVFNVAVVVEEKIILHDLRDVPTGFAMLMGAIYCLNLEYPRNMKYSFEFLQKVIMTIKPDQCSARIHGLRNKLLRYHL